The proteins below are encoded in one region of Pseudomonadota bacterium:
- the rsmA gene encoding ribosomal RNA small subunit methyltransferase A: MTSSPDIKKILKQHKLAPSKKRGQNFLVNPQTSEAIVRKAGVTPDDIILELGVGLGSLTFPLASAARRVIGIELDRGIVEWYEHEKTLPENVELVHQDLLKADFDKISSDIGCRLKILANLPYNVSNPLLFKLIENREVVESATLMLQKEVGQRLAAGPGGKDYGVLSVLAATCAETAVLMQIGPGQFHPRPKVDSVVVKIVFHPESERIKSLPPFSYPLLKKVVKASFQQRRKTLHNSLRASGIVGTEKENLPRVFEASRIAPSARPETLTVTDFINLANAIGEAPIPAKP, from the coding sequence GTGACCAGCTCTCCTGACATCAAGAAAATACTCAAGCAGCACAAGCTTGCTCCGAGCAAGAAACGGGGGCAGAACTTTCTGGTCAACCCCCAGACCTCCGAGGCCATTGTCAGAAAAGCGGGGGTGACTCCAGACGACATCATCCTTGAGCTTGGGGTAGGTCTCGGGTCGCTCACCTTTCCCCTGGCCAGTGCGGCTAGACGGGTGATCGGAATCGAACTCGACCGGGGCATTGTGGAATGGTACGAACATGAAAAAACCCTTCCGGAAAATGTGGAACTGGTCCACCAGGACCTCCTCAAGGCGGATTTCGATAAAATCAGCAGTGATATCGGCTGCCGGCTGAAAATTCTCGCCAACCTCCCCTACAATGTTTCAAACCCGCTCCTCTTCAAACTCATTGAAAACCGGGAGGTGGTTGAATCGGCGACCCTGATGCTCCAGAAAGAAGTCGGGCAGAGGCTTGCCGCAGGCCCCGGCGGGAAAGATTATGGCGTCCTCTCGGTTCTGGCCGCCACCTGCGCGGAAACTGCCGTCCTGATGCAGATCGGGCCCGGCCAGTTCCATCCCCGCCCCAAGGTTGATTCCGTGGTGGTCAAGATTGTTTTTCATCCCGAATCAGAGCGAATCAAATCCCTGCCGCCATTTTCATACCCGCTGTTGAAAAAAGTGGTCAAGGCCTCCTTCCAGCAGAGGCGCAAAACTCTCCACAACAGCCTGCGGGCCTCGGGAATTGTCGGGACGGAAAAAGAAAACCTTCCCCGGGTGTTCGAGGCTTCGAGGATTGCTCCTTCCGCCAGACCGGAGACCCTTACGGTTACCGATTTCATCAATCTCGCAAACGCCATCGGTGAAGCGCCGATCCCGGCCAAACCATAA
- a CDS encoding homocysteine biosynthesis protein, giving the protein MSTFKINKTIEEINSRIRGGEAVVVTAEEMIAIVRDNGSVEAARRVDVVTTGTFSPMCSSGAFINFGHTNPTTKASKVWLNNVPAYAGLAAVDIYIGATEPLEDDPLNKVFPGEFRYGGGHVIEDLVAGKEVLLKATGYGTDCYPNRKVEKSVTLKDLPYALLCNPRNCYQNYNCAINLSDNTIYTYMGTLKPKGRNATYCSAGQLSPLMNDPYYRTIGLGTRIFLGGGEGFVTWHGTQHNPGALRSENGVPRRPSGTIMVQGDLKAMSSRWLKGISMQGYGSTLAVGIGVPIPVLNEEIAGFTGIADEDIFTQVVDYSHDYSHGIARNYGEVSYAELKSGKIEVNGKEVLTAPLSSVVRAREIAETLKKWVAEEGFVLGIPFRTLPDK; this is encoded by the coding sequence ATGAGCACATTCAAGATCAATAAAACGATTGAAGAGATCAACAGCCGGATTCGTGGTGGCGAGGCGGTGGTGGTCACTGCCGAAGAGATGATCGCAATCGTCAGGGATAACGGATCCGTCGAGGCCGCAAGGCGGGTGGATGTGGTTACCACCGGCACCTTCTCCCCGATGTGTTCATCGGGAGCGTTTATCAATTTCGGTCACACCAACCCGACAACCAAGGCTTCAAAGGTCTGGCTCAACAACGTTCCCGCCTATGCGGGGCTTGCGGCGGTCGATATCTACATCGGCGCTACCGAGCCCCTGGAAGACGACCCCCTCAACAAGGTTTTCCCGGGTGAATTCCGCTATGGAGGCGGCCATGTCATTGAAGATCTGGTCGCCGGAAAAGAAGTACTGCTGAAGGCCACCGGCTACGGGACCGACTGCTATCCGAACCGGAAGGTTGAGAAGAGCGTGACCCTGAAAGATCTTCCGTATGCACTGCTTTGCAATCCAAGAAACTGCTACCAGAATTATAACTGTGCGATCAATCTCTCGGACAACACCATTTACACCTATATGGGAACGTTAAAACCCAAGGGGCGTAATGCCACCTATTGCAGCGCCGGTCAGTTGAGCCCGCTGATGAACGACCCGTATTACCGGACCATCGGTCTTGGGACCAGGATCTTTCTGGGCGGTGGCGAGGGTTTCGTCACCTGGCACGGAACGCAGCACAACCCGGGGGCACTGAGAAGCGAAAACGGAGTGCCCCGGCGCCCGTCCGGGACCATCATGGTTCAGGGAGACTTGAAAGCCATGTCTTCCCGCTGGTTGAAAGGAATCAGCATGCAGGGCTACGGGTCAACTCTTGCGGTGGGGATCGGGGTGCCGATTCCAGTGCTGAACGAGGAGATTGCCGGCTTCACCGGCATAGCAGATGAGGATATCTTTACCCAGGTCGTCGACTATTCCCACGATTACTCCCACGGGATTGCCAGAAACTATGGGGAAGTCAGCTATGCCGAGCTGAAGAGCGGAAAGATCGAGGTGAACGGCAAGGAAGTCCTGACGGCCCCATTATCGAGTGTGGTCAGGGCTCGCGAGATTGCCGAAACCCTTAAGAAATGGGTCGCGGAAGAGGGGTTTGTCCTCGGAATTCCGTTTAGAACCCTGCCCGATAAATGA
- a CDS encoding HU family DNA-binding protein: MNKGELVENMANAASISKAAAERALTGLLDAVSGALAKGDKVTLVGFGTFSVTKRSARQGRNPQTGAAIKIPARKVARFKPGSKLADAVK; this comes from the coding sequence ATGAACAAAGGTGAACTGGTAGAAAATATGGCCAATGCTGCTAGCATCAGCAAAGCTGCTGCTGAAAGAGCACTTACCGGTCTTTTAGACGCCGTTTCCGGTGCACTGGCTAAAGGGGACAAAGTTACTCTGGTAGGTTTCGGTACTTTTTCTGTGACCAAAAGGTCTGCCCGTCAGGGTCGCAACCCTCAGACCGGCGCAGCCATTAAAATTCCTGCACGTAAAGTTGCTCGCTTTAAGCCCGGTAGCAAACTGGCCGACGCTGTTAAATAA
- a CDS encoding DUF2062 domain-containing protein gives MNLQINRTLQYYYLKLKRLKGDPASLARGVALGTFIGITPTIPLHTALIIILSFPLRASKVSSLLSSFMVSNPFTFFFQYYFSWYIGNTLLPGVITWEKMSVVMGAITSFAGFTAEMAALGKLGVAAVCVLVLGGCILALPFTIVSYFLSLQFFRKIETKRAERRARQNSRDQLS, from the coding sequence ATGAATCTCCAGATCAACCGGACACTGCAATACTATTACCTGAAACTCAAACGCCTCAAGGGGGACCCGGCTTCTCTCGCCAGGGGTGTCGCTCTGGGGACCTTCATCGGCATAACTCCGACCATCCCCCTGCATACCGCGCTGATCATCATTCTCTCTTTTCCGTTGCGGGCAAGCAAAGTCTCTTCCCTTCTCTCAAGTTTCATGGTCAGCAATCCATTTACCTTTTTTTTCCAGTATTATTTTTCCTGGTATATCGGCAACACCCTGCTGCCTGGGGTCATTACCTGGGAAAAAATGAGTGTCGTCATGGGTGCAATCACTTCTTTTGCGGGTTTCACAGCGGAAATGGCCGCCCTCGGCAAGCTTGGCGTTGCTGCAGTGTGCGTCCTTGTTCTTGGCGGATGCATCCTGGCGCTCCCTTTTACGATCGTCTCGTATTTCCTGTCGTTGCAATTCTTCAGAAAAATCGAAACCAAAAGGGCCGAACGAAGAGCCCGGCAGAACTCTCGTGACCAGCTCTCCTGA
- a CDS encoding diguanylate cyclase: MEQEKKESCGVLGWIGCHEDTFLGCLLRKCLDTSITGKLMGLLTVSLAGLVLLVSINSFTLHSIKSLNRNIGAVSIPQYKISQYILRSLNGFKISLLHILNEENLRKDDLNVLSNQDRLAELERMILALKNGGSILDVAKISKKTMDVFNVLPSDDTEIITMVDDILVEFSDLDQSFSELVEIRLSGGSEEARDEALDSVLEILDDIHEIVTTLAVRINDRNNDDLQDISRIITRSQYKTIIIALVLAVILIIGSILYINLIVSPLANISQKIEFIARGESDQAERIGVRTNDEIGKLAFHLNRLVDNIFSLNTFKAVIEEEETTTEVNQRLAALLQERYGFDKLFIYEMSGNKNNMSVAFSSDYKDVCSTEILDDCNFCRAKRTGHSVSSLQYPAICKVFPHGERMEHHCVPMLASGRVVGIVQFLYDKNVPQSELRDFEDRVKRAIRYIKEATPVLEAKRFASALQESTLKDPMTDLYNRRFLESYTDTLVASTLRRGTKVGVLMCDMDFFKEVNDTHGHETGDIVLIKTAEVLLGCVRASDMVIRYGGEEFLVLLIDVKGRQDIEDLAERIRTTMERTVINIPDGALKKTISIGYSEFPADSEGFWESIKFADIALYKAKEQGRNQVVGFEESMWTQDGY; this comes from the coding sequence ATGGAGCAGGAAAAAAAGGAATCATGTGGTGTGCTTGGCTGGATCGGCTGCCATGAAGACACCTTTCTCGGCTGCCTGCTGAGAAAATGCCTGGACACCAGCATTACCGGGAAACTGATGGGTCTTCTGACCGTCTCTCTTGCCGGTCTGGTGCTCTTGGTCAGTATCAATTCCTTTACCCTGCACAGCATCAAATCGCTGAATCGAAATATCGGCGCCGTCAGCATCCCTCAATATAAAATAAGCCAGTACATCCTTCGCAGCCTGAACGGGTTCAAAATATCTCTGCTTCATATCCTGAATGAAGAAAATCTCCGGAAAGATGATCTGAATGTCCTTTCAAATCAGGATCGGCTTGCTGAACTGGAGCGGATGATTCTGGCCCTGAAAAACGGTGGGAGTATCCTCGATGTTGCCAAAATCTCCAAAAAGACCATGGATGTATTCAATGTCCTTCCATCAGATGATACTGAGATCATCACGATGGTTGATGATATTCTGGTTGAATTCAGTGATCTTGACCAGTCTTTCAGCGAACTGGTTGAGATCAGGTTGAGTGGCGGCTCCGAGGAGGCACGGGATGAAGCTCTGGATTCCGTCCTTGAAATTCTGGATGATATTCACGAAATCGTCACCACTCTTGCGGTCAGGATAAATGACAGAAACAATGACGACTTGCAGGACATTTCGCGAATCATCACCAGGTCCCAGTACAAGACGATCATTATTGCTCTGGTTCTGGCTGTGATTCTGATCATCGGTTCCATTCTCTATATCAACCTGATTGTTTCTCCCCTGGCCAATATTTCACAGAAAATTGAGTTTATTGCCAGAGGGGAGAGTGATCAGGCTGAGAGGATCGGCGTGAGAACAAATGATGAGATCGGTAAACTTGCCTTTCATCTGAATAGACTGGTGGATAATATTTTCAGTCTGAATACGTTCAAGGCCGTGATCGAGGAAGAAGAGACGACCACCGAGGTGAATCAGCGGCTGGCCGCGTTGCTGCAGGAAAGGTATGGATTTGACAAACTGTTTATCTATGAAATGTCCGGCAACAAAAACAACATGTCCGTAGCGTTCTCTTCCGATTATAAAGATGTCTGCAGTACGGAAATTCTTGATGACTGCAATTTCTGTCGTGCCAAACGCACCGGCCACTCGGTTTCTTCTCTGCAGTATCCTGCGATCTGCAAGGTGTTTCCCCATGGCGAACGCATGGAGCATCATTGCGTGCCGATGCTCGCCAGCGGCAGAGTGGTGGGGATTGTTCAGTTCCTGTATGACAAGAACGTTCCCCAGTCAGAGCTGCGGGACTTTGAGGACAGGGTTAAAAGAGCCATCCGCTATATAAAAGAGGCGACGCCGGTTCTCGAAGCCAAACGCTTTGCCTCTGCTCTTCAGGAAAGCACCCTGAAGGACCCGATGACCGATCTTTACAATCGGCGTTTTCTCGAATCATATACCGACACTCTGGTGGCCAGCACCTTGAGAAGAGGGACCAAGGTCGGCGTTCTGATGTGTGATATGGATTTCTTCAAGGAAGTCAATGATACCCATGGCCATGAGACCGGTGACATTGTTCTGATTAAAACCGCAGAGGTTCTGCTTGGCTGTGTCAGGGCTTCGGATATGGTCATCCGCTATGGTGGTGAAGAATTTCTGGTCCTGTTGATTGATGTGAAGGGTCGTCAGGATATTGAGGATCTGGCCGAGAGAATCCGGACCACCATGGAGCGGACGGTGATCAACATTCCCGATGGTGCCCTAAAAAAGACGATCAGTATCGGCTACAGCGAATTTCCGGCCGACTCCGAAGGGTTCTGGGAGTCGATCAAATTTGCCGATATCGCTCTTTACAAGGCGAAAGAGCAGGGGCGTAATCAGGTGGTTGGTTTTGAGGAGAGCATGTGGACCCAGGACGGGTATTGA
- the pheA gene encoding prephenate dehydratase, whose protein sequence is MPESHKKKNKTEKSDTLLKVRNRIDEIDLNLLNLIKERLACAQEIGRLKSKNNLAKWDPLRERQIFERLHAENQGVFPEQSLNAVFREIITTCRLSQKKVDVAYLGPEATFSHLAGVEYFGQSADYRPVETIEDIFLEIERERILYGIVPVENSIEGSVTSTLDSFMKCNVKICGELNLGIKHNLVNQSGDIRDIKKVVSHSQPLAQCRQWLKKNLPNIPTQALFSTGVASKAAAEDASIAAIASSLAVKTYRLQTVVKGIEDYRGNTTRFLLIGRSSPARSGRDKTSLLVGLLDRPGALYDSLKILAKKKINLTRIESRPVKSEPGKYLFFLDMEGHIEDEFIKDGCAELKQSSSYFEWLGSYPRSAT, encoded by the coding sequence ATGCCCGAGAGTCATAAAAAGAAAAACAAAACCGAAAAAAGCGACACTCTGCTCAAGGTCCGGAACAGAATCGACGAAATCGACCTCAATCTGCTGAACCTGATCAAAGAACGTCTTGCCTGCGCGCAGGAAATCGGGAGACTGAAAAGCAAGAACAATCTCGCCAAATGGGACCCGTTACGGGAAAGGCAGATTTTCGAGCGACTCCACGCTGAAAATCAGGGGGTATTCCCGGAACAATCATTAAACGCGGTGTTCCGCGAAATCATCACCACCTGCCGCTTGTCACAGAAAAAGGTCGATGTGGCCTACCTCGGACCGGAAGCAACCTTCTCTCATCTGGCAGGGGTCGAATATTTCGGCCAGAGTGCGGATTACCGGCCCGTGGAGACGATTGAGGATATCTTTCTTGAGATCGAAAGAGAAAGAATCCTGTACGGCATCGTCCCCGTGGAAAACTCGATCGAAGGTTCGGTTACTTCCACCCTTGATTCCTTCATGAAATGCAACGTCAAGATCTGCGGGGAACTGAACCTCGGAATCAAACACAATCTGGTAAACCAGTCCGGAGATATCCGGGACATCAAAAAGGTGGTCTCCCACTCCCAGCCCCTTGCCCAATGCCGCCAGTGGCTCAAAAAAAACCTGCCGAACATCCCGACCCAGGCTCTTTTCAGCACCGGTGTCGCCTCAAAAGCCGCTGCGGAAGATGCTTCCATTGCGGCGATTGCCAGTTCCCTGGCAGTCAAAACCTACCGGTTGCAGACGGTGGTGAAGGGCATCGAGGATTACCGCGGCAACACCACCCGGTTCCTGCTGATCGGCCGCAGCTCACCTGCCCGCAGCGGCCGCGACAAGACGTCTCTTCTCGTCGGCCTGCTCGACCGGCCGGGCGCCCTGTATGATTCGCTCAAAATACTGGCCAAAAAAAAGATCAACCTCACCAGGATTGAATCCCGACCGGTAAAAAGCGAACCCGGAAAATATCTCTTCTTTCTCGACATGGAAGGCCACATCGAAGATGAGTTTATCAAGGACGGCTGTGCGGAACTTAAGCAGAGCAGCTCCTATTTCGAGTGGCTTGGTTCTTACCCCAGATCTGCAACCTGA
- a CDS encoding iron-containing alcohol dehydrogenase, whose amino-acid sequence MKDFVLQLTTKIIFGRNKISEIGNECRSYGRKALLVYGGGSIRKNGIYDTVTDSLRAAGIEIIEHPGVVSNPVLSHVRDGIALARQNDVDMVIAVGGGSVIDSAKAIGAGMKAEHDVWQFFKGKKSVKEKLPLLCVLTIAAAGSEMNGGMVLTNEETKHKFGVGSQLLKPEVSILDPAATFSVPPDYTVYGAVDAIAHILEFYFTTQEPAPVQDRLMEGLVINIMDSCERVLADPHDFNGRGNLLWCATLALNGITAAGLGMVGFPMHMIEHSLSALYNVPHGAGLSVVMPAWMKWRSERFPTKFAQFGRRVFGITERDDRKAADEGIKLLHDWFVKVDSPVTLAQLNIPESELPQIAENALALAKLWRLGEYDRETIIKILKYCNSPVG is encoded by the coding sequence ATGAAAGACTTTGTACTGCAACTGACAACAAAGATCATCTTCGGCAGGAACAAGATCTCGGAAATCGGGAATGAATGCCGATCTTACGGCAGGAAAGCGCTGCTCGTCTATGGCGGCGGCAGCATCAGGAAAAACGGCATCTATGATACGGTAACCGATTCCCTGCGAGCCGCAGGAATTGAAATCATCGAGCACCCGGGAGTTGTCTCAAACCCGGTGCTGAGCCATGTCCGGGATGGTATCGCACTGGCAAGGCAGAATGATGTGGACATGGTGATCGCGGTCGGCGGCGGCAGCGTGATCGACAGCGCCAAGGCGATTGGCGCCGGAATGAAAGCAGAGCACGATGTCTGGCAGTTTTTCAAAGGCAAGAAATCCGTAAAGGAAAAGCTTCCGCTGCTCTGCGTCCTCACCATTGCTGCCGCAGGCTCGGAAATGAACGGCGGCATGGTCCTGACCAATGAGGAGACAAAGCATAAATTCGGGGTGGGCAGTCAGCTCCTGAAACCGGAAGTTTCGATCCTCGACCCGGCGGCAACCTTTTCGGTCCCTCCCGACTACACGGTCTACGGCGCCGTCGACGCCATCGCCCATATCCTTGAATTCTACTTTACCACCCAAGAACCCGCCCCGGTCCAGGACCGTCTGATGGAAGGGCTGGTCATCAATATCATGGACAGCTGCGAGCGGGTACTGGCCGACCCGCACGATTTCAACGGTCGGGGCAATCTCTTGTGGTGTGCAACCCTCGCCCTGAACGGCATCACGGCAGCCGGACTCGGAATGGTCGGTTTCCCGATGCATATGATCGAACATTCCTTAAGTGCACTCTACAATGTGCCCCACGGAGCAGGCCTCTCAGTGGTCATGCCTGCCTGGATGAAGTGGCGGAGTGAGCGATTCCCGACAAAATTCGCCCAGTTCGGGCGGCGGGTTTTCGGGATCACCGAACGAGACGACCGGAAAGCCGCCGATGAAGGCATCAAACTTCTCCACGACTGGTTCGTCAAAGTGGATTCCCCGGTCACCCTTGCTCAACTCAATATCCCGGAATCAGAGCTGCCGCAGATAGCCGAAAACGCTCTCGCTCTGGCAAAGCTCTGGCGCCTCGGGGAATATGATCGGGAAACAATCATCAAAATCCTGAAATACTGCAATTCTCCGGTCGGATAA
- the larE gene encoding ATP-dependent sacrificial sulfur transferase LarE: MSFPGKYEQLLAIVNRSPGAVAFSGGVDSSLVLRAAVDVFGSATVAFFADSVLQPPGEIENVKMIADLIGCELRIIPADPLSWPEFVANPTERCYLCKKKIYSLFLDSLADTGRVLMDGSNLDDLGDDRPGRKAVMELDVKTPLIEAGIGKDMVRQICRDLGLPNWNKISASCLATRFPAGMTITGEKLDRVALYESEMHKLGFHGCRVRLVAGSGREVRVEVMHDDLEKLGAPILRKNILQKLLRIGAGKVCFDPNGR; the protein is encoded by the coding sequence ATGTCATTTCCCGGTAAATATGAGCAGTTGCTCGCCATTGTCAACAGGTCTCCCGGTGCGGTCGCTTTTTCAGGAGGAGTTGACAGTTCCCTTGTGCTGAGGGCGGCGGTGGATGTGTTCGGGTCTGCGACCGTGGCTTTTTTTGCCGATTCCGTTCTGCAGCCTCCCGGCGAGATTGAAAATGTAAAAATGATTGCCGACCTGATCGGCTGCGAGCTGCGAATCATTCCCGCCGATCCACTCTCCTGGCCCGAGTTTGTAGCCAACCCGACCGAGCGCTGTTATCTCTGCAAGAAAAAGATTTATTCGCTCTTTCTTGATTCTTTGGCAGATACAGGCCGGGTCCTGATGGACGGCAGCAACCTTGATGATCTTGGTGATGATCGACCGGGCAGAAAGGCAGTGATGGAACTGGATGTTAAAACCCCCCTGATTGAAGCAGGAATCGGGAAAGATATGGTAAGACAGATCTGCAGGGACCTTGGCCTGCCGAACTGGAACAAGATCTCGGCATCGTGTCTGGCCACGAGATTTCCCGCAGGAATGACCATTACCGGGGAAAAGCTTGACCGGGTCGCCCTCTATGAGTCAGAAATGCACAAACTCGGGTTTCACGGATGCCGGGTGAGGCTGGTGGCTGGTTCCGGGAGAGAGGTCAGGGTGGAAGTGATGCATGATGATCTTGAGAAACTAGGCGCCCCGATTTTGAGAAAGAATATCTTGCAAAAATTATTGCGCATTGGTGCAGGTAAGGTGTGTTTTGATCCGAACGGCAGGTAA
- the tsaD gene encoding tRNA (adenosine(37)-N6)-threonylcarbamoyltransferase complex transferase subunit TsaD has product MLILGIESSCDETAAAVLDDNRRLLSSVINSQIDIHARYGGVVPELASRQHIRNIYLVVQQALSEAGVTLPEIDGLAVTEGPGLVGCLLVGHTFCKAISLALKKPMVGVDHLNGHLLSVFLGPEPPEFPYVAMVASGGHSSLFLVNDHHDFKLLGRTRDDAAGEAFDKVAKLLDLGYPGGPVVSRIAKEGDPSAIEFPRALLGPDNLDFSFSGLKTSVANYLNSRNQKNLPVNTNDICASFQEAIVEVITEKSIRACRQTGCENLVLAGGVAANHRLRKSLADRCATENIRLYLTPIEYCTDNAAMIALAGYFNFADRASVAPDSDVYSRSTIFQT; this is encoded by the coding sequence ATGCTGATTCTGGGAATAGAAAGCTCATGTGATGAAACGGCAGCAGCGGTGCTGGATGATAACCGCCGGCTCCTTTCCAGCGTGATCAACTCGCAGATCGATATTCATGCCCGGTATGGCGGAGTGGTGCCGGAGCTTGCTTCCCGCCAGCATATAAGGAATATTTATCTCGTTGTCCAGCAGGCTCTCTCTGAAGCAGGCGTCACCCTGCCGGAGATTGACGGGCTTGCGGTTACCGAAGGCCCGGGGCTCGTCGGCTGTCTGCTGGTCGGTCACACCTTCTGCAAGGCAATCTCTCTGGCCTTGAAAAAACCGATGGTCGGGGTCGATCACCTGAACGGCCACCTGCTGTCGGTTTTCCTGGGTCCTGAGCCCCCGGAGTTTCCTTATGTGGCGATGGTCGCTTCCGGCGGTCATTCAAGCCTTTTTCTGGTCAATGATCACCATGACTTCAAACTTCTCGGCCGGACCCGTGATGATGCCGCCGGTGAAGCCTTCGACAAAGTCGCCAAACTGCTTGATCTCGGCTATCCGGGAGGTCCGGTAGTGAGCAGGATCGCCAAAGAAGGCGACCCTTCCGCAATCGAGTTTCCCAGGGCATTGCTCGGACCGGACAATCTTGATTTCAGTTTCAGCGGTCTCAAAACATCGGTGGCCAACTATCTGAATAGCCGGAACCAAAAAAATCTTCCCGTCAACACCAATGACATCTGCGCTTCGTTCCAGGAGGCAATTGTTGAGGTGATCACGGAAAAATCAATCCGGGCGTGCCGACAGACCGGTTGCGAAAATCTTGTTCTGGCGGGAGGCGTTGCCGCAAACCACCGACTTCGCAAATCACTTGCCGACAGATGCGCTACTGAAAATATCAGACTTTATCTCACACCGATCGAATACTGTACCGATAATGCGGCGATGATCGCCCTGGCCGGGTATTTCAATTTTGCCGATCGCGCCTCGGTAGCTCCCGACAGCGACGTGTACTCCAGATCAACCATTTTCCAGACCTGA
- a CDS encoding CBS and ACT domain-containing protein has translation MKVKNWMHPDPVVVQRDTLLQEAVALMQEHSIRHLPVMEGDELVGFITMSDLRQYFFPSMVEDIPVHEVMVLNPLTVNVNSSIEKAARLIHDFKIGGLPVMDKKKLVGVITSSDIVSGFIEVMGLLKSSTRLDVIVDKDSGVEDVTRIIKSHHLEIMSVATESQPSRRKVYFFRLGKGDIDPVVRDLEKAGHKVLSVMD, from the coding sequence ATGAAAGTTAAAAACTGGATGCATCCCGACCCCGTGGTTGTTCAGAGAGACACCCTCCTTCAGGAAGCGGTAGCCCTTATGCAGGAGCATTCGATACGTCATCTCCCGGTTATGGAAGGGGACGAGCTGGTCGGTTTTATCACCATGAGCGATTTGCGGCAGTACTTCTTTCCATCGATGGTTGAGGATATTCCGGTTCATGAGGTCATGGTTTTAAACCCGCTGACCGTGAATGTGAATTCCAGCATTGAAAAGGCAGCCCGGCTGATCCACGATTTCAAGATCGGCGGCCTGCCGGTCATGGACAAGAAGAAGCTGGTGGGGGTGATCACCTCTTCGGATATCGTTTCCGGTTTTATTGAGGTGATGGGTTTGCTGAAATCTTCGACCAGGCTCGATGTGATCGTTGACAAGGACAGCGGGGTGGAGGATGTTACCCGGATCATCAAGAGCCATCATCTTGAGATCATGAGTGTGGCCACAGAAAGCCAGCCTTCCCGTCGTAAAGTCTATTTTTTCCGGCTCGGCAAGGGTGACATCGACCCTGTGGTCCGAGACCTTGAAAAGGCCGGGCACAAGGTGCTGTCGGTCATGGATTGA